AATTGTTGGCTTCTTAAATCTTTCCGACCGATTTGATGCTTTAGCATCAAGGTTTTCttgtgtttctatgttatacCTTTGTTGCCTCATTAACGATGCATGTAAAGTATCATTTCAGTGTATGCATTATGTATTATCATGGCCTTCGTACTGGAGGAgtaaatataataattgttGATAAAAAGATGGGCACGGCATTgttcgatatatatatatatacatgtatgaccaACAATATAGCGGTTACTTTAGACTAAGCGTTGTATAGCAAATTTCTGGCTGTAAGACTTCAAGAGTTGCCTCCCCTTAACTGTCATGGTGGCACATTCTATTCGTAGACTTAAAAGAATGGAACTATAAATCTGCTCCTGCTCAATAATTTGTAacgttttttttaacaaacagTAGGCGAGCAGAACGAATGGGGAGGGGGGTCTATTTTTATGTCAACAGCTGATTGATAATAATGTAACACGGACTTTAAATTCGGAGGTACAAATTAAAACGTTACACCGGTTGTAAATGATAACGAAAGTAGAACAGTTCCCTGTTAAAAGGCGGAAGCATGGCAAAGGCAAGTATCACATCATCGGGAGAAATATTTGACTGTCCTATTTGTCTGGAGCAATACCAGATTCCCCGGTCATTGCCTTGTTTACACTCGTTTTGTGAGGAATGTCTGAATTCATACATTGCTTCTCAAGTGGACAACAGCACGGACTTCCCGTGCCCTGTGTGCCGACTGTCTATCACACTCCCGCATCATAATTCGACTCTAGGATCAGGATCTTGGGCACAGACCTTTCCCCTGAATCATCTTATAGTAACACTTACGGGTGGAGGGATGGAGAACAAAGACAATGTTATGTGTACCCCGTGCCTCGTGAGGGACAGTTCATCAGTGAATGCTGTTTATTGGTGTAACCATTGTTGTGAAGGGCTGTGTGAAAAATGCTATACGTATCAccagaaaaataaatacagttCTAGACACAAATCTGGTCCGATAGTAGAGTCGACAAATGTCACGGCCAACACTGATGTCGATGAAGATTGTCCTCGTCATCGCGGGAAAATTATAGAGGTGTATTGTTCGGATCATTCGGAACTCTGTTGCGTCGTCTGCTTTGCTACTAAACACAGagaatgtaaacatatacactGCATTGACGACGTTTCGGAAGGCTTTAATGTGGACGACGTATGTTTGAAATTTACTAGTGAGATGAGAGATATAGAACAAGTACTACTATCTCTAGCTTCTGTCAAAGAAACAAACATTGTCAAGGTCAACGAGGAGGTCAAGGTCGTTACAACGGAGATCACAGAAGCAGTCGGTAACGCGAAAGTTAAACTAGACTCTGTCCGAGATAATTTAATATGTGACGTCAAAAACAAGTATGCGACAGAAAAGCAGAAATTACAACGTCAGCGTAAACGACTCCAAGCTTTCGAAAAAGACGTGAAAAACTGCTGCAAAGTCATGACGTCAGTCAGCAGTGGAACCAAACGACAAGCATTTGTCACATTCCAGAAGATAAAATCCCAACTAACCAGTCACTACCACCAGCTGGTATCAGAAATGACCAATGATGTTGAcctaaatataaaattttacgAGGGAATTTTACTTACATCGCTAGACACCATTGGTTCCGTGGGCAAGGTCGAAACAGAGGAGATTCCCTCTAGAAAAACATCCGATGTCTTGACTCAGGTGGCCATTCATCTTGATAAAGTCGCGAATTCCTCGTGTGAGAATCCTACCTCCTTGATAAATCTAATGAATACGAACGTTAAGATAAATAAAGTTGTCAGGCGGGAAGGTGTTGGTCTTGAAAAAGAAGTTGACCTCGCCGGCGGAACATTTTTACATGATGGACGGTTACTTATCGCTGACTATTCTGATAATAGACTGATCCAGTTTGATGACCAGTTTCATGTTATCAACACCCTCCCTGTAGCTGGACAACCAACTGATGTCTCTCTAGGGTTGGATGACTCTGACATCTTTGTTTGTATCAATGAAGAAAGGGTTGTTAACTTTTCACTCGGTACAAGAGGAGATCTTGTTCCGAAAAACGAGTTCACTACTAAGAATTCTGTCTGGTCTGTAGCAGCATTTGACAGCATTTTAGTAACAGGGGGTGGCGGTTACATCGTCCAGACATCCAAAGACGGATGTGAAGTGGGTAAATCTGAATTGAGAAGTGGAGACGTAAATAGTTTTGTTGCAAAACACGATGCAAGTCGGACTTATTATTACACAGATGGACAATTCATTATGTGCAATAGACTTGGAGGAGAAGCGGTGTTCAGACACGACGCTCAGAGGTCTGGGGGTGGGATAGCTGTGGACCAGGAGGGAAATGCCTATGTTGGGTTTGTAAACGAAGACAAAACCGGAGGCGTGTACCAGGTATCACATGATGGTCGGCGGTCCCGGGTCTTAGTTGAAGCCCTCAGCAGAATTATAGATCCATATGCAATTATAATCCATAGAACAAAACCTGTGTTTATAGTGGTATCCGACGACGAGGATACATTGTTTGAGGTATACGAGTTCGTTCCATGAACAGTGCATCATATTCTCAGTTAATTAgcatatgtacatgttatattaattgTATTATAATGAAACATTATACGAGTATAGATGTCTGAATAAAGTTAAGTGAGTTTCATTTCGGGACTTTTTGTAACACGCCACCAAGTATGCTCGTGGAATGGTGCAGTATATGTCCGTCGACTTTAAAACGGATTCTAGAGAAAGTTTGAACCCGGATGCTGAAATTTAGCATGTTGTTGTCTGATAATAAGTACTTTAAAGAGTTGCGATATAAAACAACCTTTATATGCCATgccggtttgtgtttctcgggaagatGAGAAATggaccggtctgtgctgtcgtggttggtccttgggcaagacactttacccttatcGCTCTTGACGGCACGCAACGGGCTTCCcttatgttgttcagtgtggtaatcaccaactactacaaggattATCCGCCTTAAAATGATCCTAGATGATCACGGGGCGATAAATCCAGCAATcatacctgtacagtacatctttatagGAGAGTAGAATAAAACGTCTGTTTCAGGCTTTTATATGCTTTTAAAGTTCTCTAAGTTCTAGTTTATTTTATTAGGTAAGCAGGAACCTGTAATACGACACAATGATATTTTCTCGTATAAATCGTTGACTTATCTCCACGGTTCCAGGAGTAAATTAGAGAGAAAACCCTTTCCAGAATCTAAAAGACTAATGGTCAGGTTAGTTTGCCAGCAGATATCTATGACAGGGGCTCTATGACCGTTCGCATGTGAATGGCGTCGACCTTGTCTTGAGTACTGAATACAGATAACTGTACAGAGAAGCAGTAGGTACAGGTAACTGTACAGAGAAGCAGTAGGTACAGGTACATATTTCATTGTACAGAGAAGCAGTAGGTACAGGTAACTGTACTGAGAGGCATTGGGTACAGGTAACTGTATAGAGAGACATTGGGTACAGGTAACTGTACAGAGAGACATTGAGTACAGGTAACTGTATAGAGAGACGTTGGGTACAGGTAACTGTATAGAGAGACATTATGTACAGGTAACTGTACAGAGAGACATTGAGTACAGGTAACTGTATAGAGAGACATTGGGTACAGGTAACTGTACAGAGAGACATTGAGTACAGGTAACTGTACAGAGACATTGAGTACAGGTAACTGTACAGAGAGACATTGGGTACAGGTAACTGTACAGAGACATTGAGTACAGGTAACTGTACAGAGACATTGAGTACAGGTAACTGTACAGAGAGACATTGGGTACAGGTAACTGTATAGAGAGACACTGAGTACAGGTAACTGTACAGAGAGACATTGGGTACAGGTAACTGTATAGAGAGACATTGGGTACAGGTAACTGTATAGAGAGACATTGGGTACAGGTAACTGTACAGAGAGGCATTGAGTACAGGTAACTGTACAGAGAGGCATTGAGTACAGGTAACTGTACAGAGACATTGAGTACAGGTAACTGTACAGAGAGACATTGAGTACAGGTAACTGTACAGAGAGACATTGGGTACAGGTAACTGTATAGAGAGACATTGAGTACAGGTAACTGTACAGAGAGACATTGGGTACAGGTAACTGTCCAGAGAGACATTGGGTACAGGTAACTGTATAGAGAGACATTGAGTACAGGTAACTGTATAGAGAGACATTGAGTACAGGTAACTGTATAGAGAGACATTGAGTACAGGTAACTGTATAGAGAGACATTGGGTACAGGTAACTGTATAGAGAGACATTGGGTACAGAGAGACATTGGGTACAGGTAACTGTATAGAGAGACATTGAGTACAGGTAACTGTATAGAGAGACATTGGGTACAGGTAActgtatatagagacattgGGTACAGAGAGACATTGGGTACAGGTAACTGTATAGAGAGACATTGAGTACAGGTAACTGTATAGAGAGACATTGGGTACAGGTAACTGTATAGAGAGACATTGGGTACAGGTAACTGTATAGAGAGACATTGGGTACAGAGAGACATTGGGTACAGGTAACTGTACAGAGAGACATTGGGTACAGGTAACTGTACAGAGAGACATTGGGTACAGGTAACTGTACAGAGAAGCAttaggtacaggtaactgtACAGAGAGACATTGGGTACAGGTAACTGTACAGAGAGACATTGGGTACAGGTAACTGTACAGAGACGTTGGGTACAGGTAACTGTACAGAGAAACATTGGGTACAAGTAACTGTACAGAGAAGCACCAGATATATGTAACTTTACCGATGATTACTGATTACAGGAATCTGTGCAGAGAAGCGTATTATACAGAGAATTGCTGAATACAGGAGACTATTTTCAATATTGCCATTTGTTTTTCGATACTAGTTGTCTTCAACTCCGTACTGAAGCAATATTCACTATAGTTAATAATTACATAACACAATATTACCCTCTCAACAATGTATAGGTACAGTGACATGGTTTATGCTATACGATATAGGTAACATGGTACAGGGTACGGAATAAAGATAACATTATACAAGTTATGGGGTATAGGTAACATGGTACATCATACGGgatatatgttacatggtacagggtacgggataTAGGTTACAGGGTAAAGGGTACGGGATATAGGTTACAtggtacagggtacgggatatggggtacagggtacgggataTAGGTTACAGGATACGGGATATAGGTTACAGGGTACGGTATATAGGTTACAGGGTACGGGATATAGGTTACAGGGTACGGGATAtagggtacagggtacgggataTATGTTACAGGGTACGGGGTATAGGTTACATGGTACGGGATATAGGTTACATAGTACAGGGTACGGGATATAGGTTACAGGGTACGGGATATAGGTTACAtggtacagggtacgggataTAGGTTACAGGGTACGGGATATAGGTTACAGGGTACGGGATATAGGTTACAGGGTACGGGATATAGGTTACagggtacagggtacgggataTAGGTTACAGGGTACGGGATATAGGTTACAGGGTACGGGATATAGGTTACAGGGTACGGGATATAGGTTACAGGGTACGGGATATAGGTTACATGGTACAGGGTCCGGGATATAGGGTACATGGTACAGGTTACAGCATATAGGGTACAtggtacagggtacgggataTAGGTTACATGGTACAAGATACGGgatatatgttacatggtacagggtacgggatatatgttacatggtaCGGGATATAGGTTACAGGGTACGGGATATAGGTTACAGGGTACGGgatatatgttacatggtacagggtacgggataTAGGTTACTTGGTACTGAATACGGgatatatgttacatggtaCAAGATACGGgatatatgttacatggtacagggtacgggataTAGGTTACATGGTACTGAATACGGGATATAGGTTACATGGTATTGAATACGGGATATAGGTTACATGGTACAGGATATAGGGTACGGGATATAGTTTACAGGACATAGGGTACGGGATATAGTTTACATGGTACATTATATGGTACCGGGTACAGGGTACTGGGTTATGATTTCCATATCAATTTGTACAGGGTAAGGGGTATTTGTGATTAGGTCCGAAATATATGTCACAGGGTTTCAGGATCGTGGCTACCCTAAACGCTAAATTAGAAAGATGGGAATGTAAAGGAGGAGTATATGGAAACTGAATGAAGTAACCCAAAGTAATGATGATAGTCAACTCTAAAATCGCACCATACAAATGTTATTCAATATACGACagttaaagggacatcacggtaaaaacgttgtaattttcaatgaatgtacgtgttttgttcctttccagttatgtttctgtgctgtcccaatgttcacagtcaatcctcatgtccagcttgaccacttgatttagttgggaatccccctctaaatttagcgcggaaattatttttaaatcatcacgtaactgttttgaaatcgaggcaacacaaacacacgatagtttacaaggcgaattggattagttggacaacgatattatacagtggtttaaatgttaaataacacgttctgtatatattcccgcacatatatttatgtgtaaataagtgtaaacaccgtacatatagtatagtgacagtagcggtgtactggtacagactgtataaatattaccgagtttgtgtaaatattaccgagattgtcatgacctactatccagcaatcaagcagaatacgagcagcgtccgtattactgctgttttcatgtttgaactgtattgtactgcttccccagtttaattctacgattgtgtttgacccattttcc
The sequence above is drawn from the Pecten maximus chromosome 9, xPecMax1.1, whole genome shotgun sequence genome and encodes:
- the LOC117335102 gene encoding uncharacterized protein LOC117335102; this encodes MAKASITSSGEIFDCPICLEQYQIPRSLPCLHSFCEECLNSYIASQVDNSTDFPCPVCRLSITLPHHNSTLGSGSWAQTFPLNHLIVTLTGGGMENKDNVMCTPCLVRDSSSVNAVYWCNHCCEGLCEKCYTYHQKNKYSSRHKSGPIVESTNVTANTDVDEDCPRHRGKIIEVYCSDHSELCCVVCFATKHRECKHIHCIDDVSEGFNVDDVCLKFTSEMRDIEQVLLSLASVKETNIVKVNEEVKVVTTEITEAVGNAKVKLDSVRDNLICDVKNKYATEKQKLQRQRKRLQAFEKDVKNCCKVMTSVSSGTKRQAFVTFQKIKSQLTSHYHQLVSEMTNDVDLNIKFYEGILLTSLDTIGSVGKVETEEIPSRKTSDVLTQVAIHLDKVANSSCENPTSLINLMNTNVKINKVVRREGVGLEKEVDLAGGTFLHDGRLLIADYSDNRLIQFDDQFHVINTLPVAGQPTDVSLGLDDSDIFVCINEERVVNFSLGTRGDLVPKNEFTTKNSVWSVAAFDSILVTGGGGYIVQTSKDGCEVGKSELRSGDVNSFVAKHDASRTYYYTDGQFIMCNRLGGEAVFRHDAQRSGGGIAVDQEGNAYVGFVNEDKTGGVYQVSHDGRRSRVLVEALSRIIDPYAIIIHRTKPVFIVVSDDEDTLFEVYEFVP